In Bacteroidales bacterium, a genomic segment contains:
- a CDS encoding OmpH family outer membrane protein, with the protein MKKNEFITKVFLSIILIMTLATANGFAQKFGYVDSDYILKSIPEFQDAQNEIDDLSKTWQAEIEEQFAKIDQMYKAYQADAVLLPEDLKKKREEEIIKAEREAKELQRQRFGQEGDLFKKRQELVKPIQEKIFNAIEEIANKQNYAFIFDKASGPVIMYVNPRYNISDEVLDQIGSIMGVKKE; encoded by the coding sequence ATGAAAAAAAATGAGTTCATCACCAAAGTATTTTTGTCAATCATCCTAATCATGACCCTTGCTACTGCTAACGGTTTTGCGCAGAAATTCGGTTATGTAGACAGCGACTACATCCTGAAGAGTATCCCTGAGTTTCAGGATGCACAAAATGAGATTGACGATCTCTCCAAAACCTGGCAGGCCGAAATCGAAGAGCAGTTCGCCAAGATTGACCAAATGTACAAAGCATACCAGGCCGATGCAGTTCTTCTCCCGGAAGATCTGAAGAAAAAGCGTGAGGAAGAAATCATAAAGGCAGAGCGTGAAGCCAAAGAATTACAGCGACAACGGTTTGGACAGGAAGGAGATCTGTTCAAAAAACGACAGGAATTGGTAAAGCCGATTCAGGAAAAAATCTTCAATGCTATCGAAGAAATTGCCAATAAGCAAAACTATGCCTTCATATTCGACAAGGCAAGTGGTCCGGTGATCATGTACGTTAATCCGCGTTACAACATCAGCGATGAAGTATTGGATCAGATTGGAAGTATCATGGGGGTAAAGAAAGAGTAG
- a CDS encoding OmpH family outer membrane protein, with protein MSRIGKILTVLVFVSFAFTGHSQAQQKFGHVNFATLYSAMPGQDSIMKVYEAYAKGLQNQLATMQAELENKYMDYQANQATWSNIIRQTKEKEIQDIQGRMEEFNTQAQTDLRSKEDELTAPLIEKARKAVEDVAKESGYTYIFNSTDGLLLYATPSDDIMPLVKKKLGIK; from the coding sequence ATGAGTAGAATAGGAAAAATTTTAACAGTACTGGTGTTTGTTTCGTTTGCCTTTACAGGCCATTCACAAGCCCAACAAAAATTCGGACATGTAAACTTCGCTACACTCTACAGTGCCATGCCAGGTCAGGATTCGATCATGAAAGTTTATGAAGCTTACGCAAAAGGATTGCAAAACCAGTTGGCAACAATGCAAGCCGAGTTGGAAAACAAGTACATGGACTACCAGGCAAACCAGGCTACCTGGTCAAATATCATCCGTCAGACCAAGGAAAAAGAAATTCAGGATATCCAGGGAAGAATGGAAGAATTTAATACACAGGCTCAAACAGACCTCAGGAGTAAAGAGGATGAGTTGACAGCCCCGCTCATCGAAAAAGCCCGTAAAGCAGTTGAAGATGTAGCCAAAGAAAGCGGATACACTTACATTTTTAACAGCACGGATGGCCTGTTGCTTTATGCAACTCCCAGCGATGATATCATGCCACTTGTCAAGAAAAAATTAGGGATTAAATAA